A DNA window from Alligator mississippiensis isolate rAllMis1 chromosome 11, rAllMis1, whole genome shotgun sequence contains the following coding sequences:
- the LOC102565696 gene encoding nuclear factor 7, ovary isoform X2 — protein MASIREVSSFAEDLLCPVCLSLFRDPRLLECGHSFCAPCLEACVPMGQRRGLCPACRLPFAPRRVAVNRALRSLADKARLLKLDEGPPAGAGAGWYFCEEHEEPLKLFCSQDEAPVCVICRDLPQHRGHDFLPVKNAVQEYQDQLKASLEPLEEGLKRLIRNQCRQQENILELKSCAESLSDHVSGEFEKMHHLLTVRELGLKEALEQQRQKNLAQMEDKLQEFNWKVATWTETLSQDAKELMERVRQGQGPQGKEAEKTEQVEVEEEVRTSDEDMDESEKEQEGEEEEEEEEEAEEEEEEEEEEEVVEQEAKEEEDDEVVPVDLNIGEFKGPLQFYAWKELLATVHPAPACIILDCRSAHPSLVLIEEATGVKFSPGRRFWRRKPERFTASPCVVGQEGFTSGRLYWEVRVGDSIDWVVGVARRSVKRKRRLSFRPREGVWAVERRGEQYWALTEPQTLLCVGGRLEKVGVYLDFEGGQLSFYNSTCLSHLHTFQEAFHEELLPFLSTHSSKPLSMWDLEL, from the exons ATGGCCTCCATCCGGGAGGTGTCCAGCTTTGCAGAGGACCTTCTGTGTCCCGTCTGCCTCTCCCTCTTCCGGGACCCGCGCCTGCTGGAGTGTGGGCACAGCTTCTGTGCACCCTGCCTGGAGGCCTGTGTGCCTATGGGGCAGCGCCGTGGGCTGTGTCCGGCTTGCCGGCTGCCCTTCGCACCCCGCCGTGTAGCTGTCAACCGGGCCCTGCGTAGCCTGGCTGACAAAGCCCGGCTCCTGAAGCTGGATGAGGGCCCCCCCGCAGGTGCCGGAGCTGGCTGGTACTTCTGTGAGGAGCACGAAGAGCCCCTCAAGCTTTTCTGCAGCCAGGATGAGGCTCCCGTCTGTGTGATCTGCCGGGACCTGCCCCAGCACCGGGGCCATGACTTCCTACCTGTCAAGAATGCTGTGCAGGAGTACCAG GACCAGCTCAAGGCCTCACTGGAGCCCCTGGAAGAAGGTCTCAAGAGACTCATCAGGAACCAGTGCCGCCAGCAAGAGAACATCCTAGAACTGAAG AGCTGTGCAGAGTCCCTGTCAGACCACGTATCAGGGGAGTTTGAGAAGATGCACCACTTGCTGACAGTGCGTGAGCTGGGGTTgaaggaggccctggagcagcagcGGCAGAAGAACCTGGCCCAAATGGAGGACAAGCTCCAGGAGTTCAACTGGAAAGTGGCTACTTGGACTGAGACCCTTTCGCAG GATGCTAAAGAACTGATGGAGAG GGTCCGTCAGGGGCAGGGACCCcaggggaaagaggcagagaagaCGGAACAAGTCGAGGTAGAAGAGGAGGTGAGAACCAGCGATGAGGACATGGATGAGAGTGAGAAAGAGCAggaaggagaagaagaggaggaggaagaagaggaagctgaagaggaagaagaggaagaagaggaagaggaggttgTGGAACAGGAGGCCAAAGAGGAGGAGGACGATGAGGTGGTGCCTGTGGACTTGAACATTGGAGAGTTTAAAGGTCCCCTGCAGTTCTATGCCTGGAAGGAGCTGCTAGCCACTGTCCACCCAG ctccagcctgcatcATCCTGGACTGCCGCTCAGCGCATCCCAGCCTGGTCCTGATCGAGGAGGCCACTGGCGTCAAGTTCAGCCCTGGGCGGCGGTTCTGGCGCCGAAAGCCCGAGCGCTTCACTGCCAGCCCCTGTGTGGTGGGCCAGGAGGGCTTCACCAGTGGGCGGCTGTACTGGGAGGTGCGGGTGGGTGATAGCATTGactgggtggtgggggtggctcGGCGGTCAGTGAAGCGCAAGAGGCGCCTGAGCTTTCGCCCACGGGAAGGTGTGTGGGCCGTGGAGCGGAGGGGTGAGCAGTACTGGGCCCTCACAGAGCCCCAGACTCTGCTCTGTGTGGGTGGGAGGCTGGAAAAGGTGGGGGTCTACCTGGACTTCGAGGGAGGGCAGCTGTCCTTCTACAACAGCACCTGCCTGAGCCACCTGCATACCTTCCAGGAGGCTTTCCATGAGGAGCTGCTGCCCTTCCTCAGCACCCACTCCAGCaagcccctctccatgtgggacCTGGAGCTCTGA
- the LOC106740109 gene encoding zinc-binding protein A33, which produces MASALEVSSFTEDLVCPVCLDLFKNPRMLPCGHSFCAPCLKACIPTGQHQGLCPKCRVPFKPQHLAANWALRSLADKARLLKLDEGLPTGAGASWCFCTEHEEPLKLFCSQDEAPICVICRDLPQHRGHDFLPIKNAVQEYQEKLKACLGTLESNLTSTTEKQEHQEENKVKLEVCVQDLLDHISMGFEGLHQVLREKEQNMKETVKTMKEANLAEMEESLKDLREDVEFCNETLARTRAALEGTDPITFLSGIKDLMERIQEDCGSQEEEQEEEQEEEEWSSDDEEEEDVESEEEDNDNVEDVVPVESTFKEFKDKLDFDAWEKMLKSVLPSGEEGEVE; this is translated from the exons ATGGCTTCAGCCCTGGAGGTGTCCAGCTTCACAGAGGACCTGGTGTGTCCTGTCTGCCTGGACCTGTTCAAGAATCCACGGATGCTGCCATGTGGGCACAGCTTCTGCGCACCCTGTCTGAAAGCCTGCATACCCactgggcagcaccaggggctgtgcCCCAAGTGCCGGGTCCCATTCAAGCCCCAGCACCTAGCCGCCAACTGGGCCCTGCGTAGCTTGGCTGACAAAGCCCGACTCCTGAAGCTGGATGAGGGGCTCCCCACGGGTGCCGGGGCCAGCTGGTGCTTCTGCACAGAGCACGAGGAGCCCCTCAAGCTGTTCTGCAGCCAGGATGAGGCTCCCATCTGCGTGATCTGCCGGGACCTGCCCCAGCACCGGGGCCATGACTTCCTGCCCATCAAGAACGCTGTGCAGGAGTACCAG GAGAAACTGAAGGCTTGCCTTGGGACCCTGGAGAGCAATCTGACCTCCACCACAGAGAAGCAGGAACaccaggaagaaaacaaagtGAAGCTGGAG GTCTGCGTTCAGGACCTGCTGGATCACATCTCCATGGGGTTTGAGGGCCTCCACCAAGTCCTGAGGGAGAAGGAGCAAAACATGAAGGAGACTGTGAAGACAATGAAAGAGGCAAATCTGGCAGAGATGGAGGAGAGCCTGAAGGATTTGAGGGAGGATGTGGAGTTCTGCAATGAGACCCTGGCCAGGACACGGGCAGCACTGGAGGGGACAGATCCAATCACCTTCCTGAGT GGCATCAAGGACCTGATGGAAAG AATCCAGGAAGATTGTGGGAGCCAGGAGGAAGAGCAAGaggaagagcaggaggaagaggagtggAGTAGTGATgatgaagaagaggaagatgTGGAGTCAGAAGAGGAAGACAATGACAATGTAGAAGATGTTGTCCCTGTGGAGTCAACCTTCAAAGAATTCAAAGACAAGCTGGACTTTGATGCCTGGGAGAAAATGCTGAAGAGCGTCCTGCcctcaggggaggagggggaagtagAGTGA
- the LOC102565696 gene encoding zinc-binding protein A33 isoform X1, with the protein MASIREVSSFAEDLLCPVCLSLFRDPRLLECGHSFCAPCLEACVPMGQRRGLCPACRLPFAPRRVAVNRALRSLADKARLLKLDEGPPAGAGAGWYFCEEHEEPLKLFCSQDEAPVCVICRDLPQHRGHDFLPVKNAVQEYQDQLKASLEPLEEGLKRLIRNQCRQQENILELKSCAESLSDHVSGEFEKMHHLLTVRELGLKEALEQQRQKNLAQMEDKLQEFNWKVATWTETLSQVRAGLEHKDHVSFLKDAKELMERVRQGQGPQGKEAEKTEQVEVEEEVRTSDEDMDESEKEQEGEEEEEEEEEAEEEEEEEEEEEVVEQEAKEEEDDEVVPVDLNIGEFKGPLQFYAWKELLATVHPAPACIILDCRSAHPSLVLIEEATGVKFSPGRRFWRRKPERFTASPCVVGQEGFTSGRLYWEVRVGDSIDWVVGVARRSVKRKRRLSFRPREGVWAVERRGEQYWALTEPQTLLCVGGRLEKVGVYLDFEGGQLSFYNSTCLSHLHTFQEAFHEELLPFLSTHSSKPLSMWDLEL; encoded by the exons ATGGCCTCCATCCGGGAGGTGTCCAGCTTTGCAGAGGACCTTCTGTGTCCCGTCTGCCTCTCCCTCTTCCGGGACCCGCGCCTGCTGGAGTGTGGGCACAGCTTCTGTGCACCCTGCCTGGAGGCCTGTGTGCCTATGGGGCAGCGCCGTGGGCTGTGTCCGGCTTGCCGGCTGCCCTTCGCACCCCGCCGTGTAGCTGTCAACCGGGCCCTGCGTAGCCTGGCTGACAAAGCCCGGCTCCTGAAGCTGGATGAGGGCCCCCCCGCAGGTGCCGGAGCTGGCTGGTACTTCTGTGAGGAGCACGAAGAGCCCCTCAAGCTTTTCTGCAGCCAGGATGAGGCTCCCGTCTGTGTGATCTGCCGGGACCTGCCCCAGCACCGGGGCCATGACTTCCTACCTGTCAAGAATGCTGTGCAGGAGTACCAG GACCAGCTCAAGGCCTCACTGGAGCCCCTGGAAGAAGGTCTCAAGAGACTCATCAGGAACCAGTGCCGCCAGCAAGAGAACATCCTAGAACTGAAG AGCTGTGCAGAGTCCCTGTCAGACCACGTATCAGGGGAGTTTGAGAAGATGCACCACTTGCTGACAGTGCGTGAGCTGGGGTTgaaggaggccctggagcagcagcGGCAGAAGAACCTGGCCCAAATGGAGGACAAGCTCCAGGAGTTCAACTGGAAAGTGGCTACTTGGACTGAGACCCTTTCGCAGGTGCGAGCAGGGCTGGAGCACAAGGACCATGTCAGCTTCCTCAAG GATGCTAAAGAACTGATGGAGAG GGTCCGTCAGGGGCAGGGACCCcaggggaaagaggcagagaagaCGGAACAAGTCGAGGTAGAAGAGGAGGTGAGAACCAGCGATGAGGACATGGATGAGAGTGAGAAAGAGCAggaaggagaagaagaggaggaggaagaagaggaagctgaagaggaagaagaggaagaagaggaagaggaggttgTGGAACAGGAGGCCAAAGAGGAGGAGGACGATGAGGTGGTGCCTGTGGACTTGAACATTGGAGAGTTTAAAGGTCCCCTGCAGTTCTATGCCTGGAAGGAGCTGCTAGCCACTGTCCACCCAG ctccagcctgcatcATCCTGGACTGCCGCTCAGCGCATCCCAGCCTGGTCCTGATCGAGGAGGCCACTGGCGTCAAGTTCAGCCCTGGGCGGCGGTTCTGGCGCCGAAAGCCCGAGCGCTTCACTGCCAGCCCCTGTGTGGTGGGCCAGGAGGGCTTCACCAGTGGGCGGCTGTACTGGGAGGTGCGGGTGGGTGATAGCATTGactgggtggtgggggtggctcGGCGGTCAGTGAAGCGCAAGAGGCGCCTGAGCTTTCGCCCACGGGAAGGTGTGTGGGCCGTGGAGCGGAGGGGTGAGCAGTACTGGGCCCTCACAGAGCCCCAGACTCTGCTCTGTGTGGGTGGGAGGCTGGAAAAGGTGGGGGTCTACCTGGACTTCGAGGGAGGGCAGCTGTCCTTCTACAACAGCACCTGCCTGAGCCACCTGCATACCTTCCAGGAGGCTTTCCATGAGGAGCTGCTGCCCTTCCTCAGCACCCACTCCAGCaagcccctctccatgtgggacCTGGAGCTCTGA